A genomic region of Vitis vinifera cultivar Pinot Noir 40024 chromosome 7, ASM3070453v1 contains the following coding sequences:
- the LOC100258114 gene encoding RPM1-interacting protein 4 isoform X2 — MAQRSHVPKFGNWESEENVPYTAYFDKARKGRTGTKIINPNDPQENPDMFSDNASEARSPPRTRAEQEESIGQQVTHEHRLSKEDGDQKQVTDSPARNDNLGRRPSTESTHQRQGGRGMNSGETYRKPRTSGGSEHSIDRSPLHPHHQARIAGRGTGSPSWEGKGSSYDSSHGTPGRSRMKPTRGDESPDKGAAVPKFGDWDENNPSSADGYTHIFNKVREERQTGAATRVPGMASEPSYQTNRKHNTSSSKSCCFPWGRK; from the exons ATGGCT CAACGTTCTCATGTACCAAAGTTTGGCAATTGGGAAAGTGAAGAAAATGTTCCTTACACAGCCTACTTTGATAAGGCCCGAAAGGGCCGAACAGGAACAAAGATCATAAATCCAAATGATCCCCAAGAGAACCCAGATATGTTTTCTGATAATGCATCTGAAGCTCGATCTCCCCCCAGAACCAGAGCTGAACAGGAGGAATCGATAGGGCAGCAAGTAACACATGAACACCGGTTGAGCAAGGAAGATGGTGACCAAAAACAGGTCACTGATTCTCCAGCCCGTAATGACAATTTGGGGAGAAGACCTTCTACTGAGTCTACACATCAACGCCAGGGAGGTCGGGGAATGAATTCTGGTGAAACTTACAGAAAACCAAGAACAAGTGGTGGATCTGAGCATAGCATTGATAGGTCGCCACTTCATCCTCATCACCAGGCAAGGATTGCAGGAAGAGGTACTGGGTCACCTTCCTGGGAAGGAAAGGGTTCATCATATGATAGCAGCCATGGCACTCCTGGAAGATCCCGAATGAAACCTACTCGAGGCGATGAAAGT CCTGACAAAGGTGCGGCTGTTCCAAAATTTGGCGACTGGGATGAGAACAACCCATCATCAGCAGATGGTTATACTCACATTTTCAACAAAGTGCGGGAGGAGAGGCAGACTGGAGCAGCAACAAGGGTACCGGGCATGGCTTCTGAGCCCTCTTATCAAACCAATCGGAAGCATAATACCAGCAGTTCTAAG AGCTGCTGCTTTCCATGGGGCAGAAAATGA
- the LOC100258114 gene encoding RPM1-interacting protein 4 isoform X1, whose product MNKEQRSHVPKFGNWESEENVPYTAYFDKARKGRTGTKIINPNDPQENPDMFSDNASEARSPPRTRAEQEESIGQQVTHEHRLSKEDGDQKQVTDSPARNDNLGRRPSTESTHQRQGGRGMNSGETYRKPRTSGGSEHSIDRSPLHPHHQARIAGRGTGSPSWEGKGSSYDSSHGTPGRSRMKPTRGDESPDKGAAVPKFGDWDENNPSSADGYTHIFNKVREERQTGAATRVPGMASEPSYQTNRKHNTSSSKSCCFPWGRK is encoded by the exons ATGAATAAGGAG CAACGTTCTCATGTACCAAAGTTTGGCAATTGGGAAAGTGAAGAAAATGTTCCTTACACAGCCTACTTTGATAAGGCCCGAAAGGGCCGAACAGGAACAAAGATCATAAATCCAAATGATCCCCAAGAGAACCCAGATATGTTTTCTGATAATGCATCTGAAGCTCGATCTCCCCCCAGAACCAGAGCTGAACAGGAGGAATCGATAGGGCAGCAAGTAACACATGAACACCGGTTGAGCAAGGAAGATGGTGACCAAAAACAGGTCACTGATTCTCCAGCCCGTAATGACAATTTGGGGAGAAGACCTTCTACTGAGTCTACACATCAACGCCAGGGAGGTCGGGGAATGAATTCTGGTGAAACTTACAGAAAACCAAGAACAAGTGGTGGATCTGAGCATAGCATTGATAGGTCGCCACTTCATCCTCATCACCAGGCAAGGATTGCAGGAAGAGGTACTGGGTCACCTTCCTGGGAAGGAAAGGGTTCATCATATGATAGCAGCCATGGCACTCCTGGAAGATCCCGAATGAAACCTACTCGAGGCGATGAAAGT CCTGACAAAGGTGCGGCTGTTCCAAAATTTGGCGACTGGGATGAGAACAACCCATCATCAGCAGATGGTTATACTCACATTTTCAACAAAGTGCGGGAGGAGAGGCAGACTGGAGCAGCAACAAGGGTACCGGGCATGGCTTCTGAGCCCTCTTATCAAACCAATCGGAAGCATAATACCAGCAGTTCTAAG AGCTGCTGCTTTCCATGGGGCAGAAAATGA